A stretch of Imperialibacter roseus DNA encodes these proteins:
- a CDS encoding Hpt domain-containing protein yields the protein MANIIDLSYLEKVCEGDTEFMKEMIEAFIDTIPENLTEMQSAHDAADWPLLARIVHKMKPSIAFMGIEELKANVLELEALAKEGKKPAEIKVLVNKVDGTTTQAIAELSELLKTF from the coding sequence ATGGCCAACATAATAGATTTATCTTATTTGGAAAAAGTTTGCGAAGGAGATACTGAATTCATGAAAGAAATGATCGAGGCATTTATCGATACTATTCCAGAGAATTTGACTGAAATGCAAAGTGCTCACGATGCTGCTGACTGGCCTCTGCTAGCACGAATCGTCCATAAAATGAAGCCGTCCATCGCATTTATGGGCATAGAGGAGCTAAAAGCTAATGTGCTTGAGCTGGAAGCGCTAGCCAAAGAGGGGAAAAAGCCTGCCGAAATAAAGGTACTTGTCAACAAAGTAGATGGCACCACCACTCAAGCCATTGCTGAATTGAGTGAACTGCTAAAGACATTCTAG
- a CDS encoding rhomboid family intramembrane serine protease translates to MWAFFAVENYLSIDLGFLGIYPRTLHGLIGILTGPMIHGSWMHITSNTLPLLFLGGALYYFYDKIATRVFLQCYLFTGIFVWLFGRSFYHIGASGLIYGLAFFLISFGIFRKDFRSMFISIVVVALYGGIIYGIFPSQPGVSWESHLMGAIVGVTTAFTLSKERSVSSS, encoded by the coding sequence ATGTGGGCTTTCTTCGCCGTGGAGAACTATCTGTCGATTGACCTTGGTTTTCTAGGCATTTACCCAAGAACTCTCCACGGATTAATTGGCATACTTACCGGCCCGATGATCCACGGCAGCTGGATGCACATCACATCCAATACGCTTCCTTTGCTTTTTTTGGGAGGGGCTCTCTATTATTTTTATGACAAGATTGCCACTCGGGTATTTCTCCAGTGTTACCTTTTCACGGGGATATTTGTCTGGTTGTTTGGCAGGTCTTTCTACCATATTGGCGCTAGCGGCCTTATCTATGGGTTGGCTTTCTTTCTTATTTCTTTCGGCATTTTCCGAAAAGATTTTCGATCTATGTTCATTTCCATAGTGGTGGTCGCTTTGTACGGCGGTATCATCTATGGGATTTTCCCTTCGCAGCCTGGTGTGAGTTGGGAGTCGCACCTGATGGGTGCTATTGTGGGTGTGACGACGGCGTTTACTTTATCGAAAGAAAGATCAGTTTCCTCGTCCTAA
- a CDS encoding response regulator: MAAKKFHVFIVDDDPSFRFITKKLCEKEPSIGRIEDFEDIYDALRQIMLHKKSAENLPDVILLDLNFPTLNGWEFLEGFVDLQVSLAKKIPVFVISSSLLNSDRARAKEIDIVKGFFSKPITLEQVTSIMQSLDHV; the protein is encoded by the coding sequence ATGGCAGCTAAAAAATTTCATGTTTTCATTGTAGACGATGATCCATCTTTTCGTTTCATAACAAAAAAATTGTGTGAGAAGGAACCCTCGATTGGCCGGATAGAAGACTTCGAGGATATTTACGATGCCTTAAGGCAAATCATGCTGCACAAAAAAAGTGCGGAGAATTTGCCGGACGTAATCCTTCTTGACTTGAACTTTCCAACACTAAATGGCTGGGAGTTTCTGGAAGGTTTCGTAGACCTTCAGGTGTCTCTGGCTAAAAAAATACCTGTGTTTGTTATCAGCTCCTCACTTCTGAATTCAGACAGAGCAAGAGCAAAGGAAATCGATATTGTAAAAGGTTTTTTTTCTAAGCCAATCACCCTTGAGCAGGTGACCTCAATCATGCAGTCGCTTGACCACGTTTAG
- a CDS encoding citrate synthase has translation MSKVAEIHYDGQVYEMPVIEGSENEKAIDISSLRAKSGLITIDQGFKNTGSTTSAITFLDGELGILRYRGYPIEELAEKSTFLEVAYLLIYGELPKKDTFESFKKDVTHHTLVHEDIKKILEGFPSNAHPMGVLSSLVCSLTAFYPESLDPNRSWDKVNLGIIRLIAKMPTFAAWAYKNEMGHPVIYPDNNLDYCGNFLKMMFALPADQYEADPVVASALDKLLILHADHEQNCSTSTVRIVGSSQASLYSSVSAGINALWGPLHGGANQAVIEMLEAIKEDGGNSKKWLEKAKDKDDPFRLMGFGHRVYKNFDPRAKIIKKAADDVLAKMGVNDPVLDIAKELEEAALKDPYFVERKLYPNVDFYSGIIYRAIGIPTEMFTVMFALGRLPGWIAQWKEMRANSEPIGRPRQVYVGEVERNYVPISKR, from the coding sequence ATGTCTAAAGTTGCTGAAATACATTACGACGGCCAGGTTTACGAAATGCCTGTGATTGAGGGTTCAGAAAATGAAAAAGCAATCGACATTAGTAGCCTCAGAGCAAAAAGCGGATTGATCACCATTGATCAGGGCTTCAAAAACACGGGCTCTACTACGTCAGCCATCACTTTTCTCGATGGAGAATTGGGCATTCTAAGATACCGTGGTTATCCAATTGAGGAACTTGCCGAAAAATCGACCTTCCTCGAAGTGGCCTACCTGCTTATTTACGGAGAGCTACCTAAAAAGGACACGTTCGAGAGTTTCAAAAAGGACGTCACGCACCATACGCTTGTGCATGAGGACATCAAGAAAATACTGGAAGGGTTTCCAAGCAATGCCCACCCAATGGGCGTACTCTCTTCGTTGGTTTGCTCGCTTACCGCTTTTTACCCAGAGTCTCTTGACCCCAACAGGTCATGGGACAAAGTGAATCTTGGCATCATCAGGCTGATCGCCAAAATGCCAACTTTTGCCGCCTGGGCATATAAAAACGAAATGGGGCATCCTGTCATCTACCCTGACAATAACCTCGACTACTGCGGCAACTTCCTGAAGATGATGTTTGCTCTTCCGGCAGATCAATATGAAGCTGACCCGGTAGTTGCCAGCGCTTTGGACAAACTGCTCATCCTCCATGCGGATCATGAACAAAACTGCTCCACATCAACTGTTCGAATTGTAGGCTCGTCTCAGGCAAGTCTCTACTCTTCAGTGTCTGCAGGGATCAATGCATTGTGGGGCCCGCTCCATGGTGGTGCCAATCAGGCGGTTATCGAAATGCTGGAAGCCATTAAAGAAGATGGTGGCAACAGTAAAAAGTGGTTGGAAAAAGCGAAGGACAAAGATGATCCTTTCCGTTTGATGGGATTTGGCCACAGAGTATACAAGAACTTTGACCCAAGAGCGAAAATTATCAAGAAAGCTGCTGACGACGTTTTGGCGAAAATGGGTGTGAATGATCCCGTGCTTGATATTGCCAAAGAGTTGGAAGAAGCTGCATTGAAAGACCCTTATTTCGTAGAAAGAAAGCTCTACCCCAACGTAGATTTCTATAGCGGTATCATTTACAGAGCCATTGGCATACCTACTGAAATGTTCACTGTGATGTTTGCGCTGGGAAGGCTTCCGGGCTGGATTGCCCAATGGAAGGAAATGAGAGCGAATAGTGAGCCTATCGGCAGACCAAGACAGGTGTATGTAGGCGAGGTAGAAAGAAACTACGTCCCAATTAGTAAAAGATAA
- a CDS encoding prohibitin family protein has translation MENRRFVPVIVVLLIAVILLIYLSSSIFYTIRPGERAVLFYKFGKGMDKENIQMPGFHVKAPYNELFVYDVTENQVEETLDVLDRNGLSISVDVSVRFHPMFDKIGYIQETFQQDYVNRLVVPEVRSTVRQVMGRFSAEEIYSTKRPEVEGAIKSETEAVLGAEGNYIQMRALLIRSIKLPEQIGLAIENKLKQEQEALAYQFRLDREKSEAERKRIGAEGEAAANKIINSSLTDELLKMRGIEATQQLANSPNAKIVVIGSAKDGLPLILGNN, from the coding sequence ATGGAAAATCGTCGTTTTGTCCCCGTCATCGTTGTCTTACTTATCGCAGTCATTCTTCTCATCTATCTTTCATCCAGTATTTTTTATACAATACGCCCTGGAGAAAGAGCAGTTCTTTTCTACAAATTTGGAAAAGGAATGGACAAGGAAAACATTCAAATGCCCGGATTCCACGTGAAAGCACCCTACAATGAGCTGTTCGTATATGACGTAACCGAAAATCAAGTGGAGGAAACACTCGATGTGCTTGACAGAAACGGTTTGTCTATCAGCGTCGATGTCTCAGTGAGGTTTCACCCAATGTTCGACAAGATCGGCTACATACAAGAGACTTTCCAGCAAGACTATGTGAACAGGCTGGTTGTGCCGGAGGTGCGGTCTACCGTTCGTCAGGTAATGGGCAGGTTCTCGGCCGAAGAAATATACTCAACCAAAAGGCCTGAGGTTGAAGGCGCTATTAAAAGTGAAACAGAAGCGGTATTAGGTGCTGAAGGAAACTACATTCAAATGAGAGCACTTCTTATCCGGTCGATCAAACTGCCGGAGCAAATAGGGCTCGCCATTGAAAATAAACTAAAACAAGAGCAGGAGGCACTTGCCTATCAGTTCAGACTCGACAGAGAAAAAAGTGAGGCAGAGCGTAAGCGTATCGGTGCAGAAGGTGAGGCCGCCGCTAACAAAATTATCAACAGTAGTTTGACCGACGAACTGCTCAAGATGAGAGGCATTGAAGCCACTCAGCAATTAGCCAACTCGCCTAACGCAAAAATTGTAGTTATTGGCAGCGCAAAAGACGGACTCCCTCTTATTTTGGGAAATAATTGA
- a CDS encoding glycoside hydrolase family 16 protein, whose amino-acid sequence MKSKWRLTVGAAVIAVSLVGYCANAQRYRLAWSDEFDYKGLPDSTKWTYDVGDGCPVFCGWGGNEEQYYTFKRTNNARVESGYLVIEAHQEKFGDADYTSARVVTRGKNEWLYGKIEVRARLPAGSGTSPAIWMLPYFDDRPVKLPEDGQLDIMVHSGAEVDVIHGMVHTSAYNLALGTERMGHIQLSAVDKRFHTFSIEWTPTKIEWFVDGKKYHKVVDDGTGKDGWPFFNPFYLILNVSVRQGQGLESTDWPQRMEIDFVRVYQRKPKKRPQGEEFMDEGF is encoded by the coding sequence ATGAAGAGTAAATGGAGGTTGACAGTTGGTGCGGCTGTAATTGCCGTTAGTTTGGTTGGATATTGTGCCAATGCGCAGCGGTACAGGCTTGCATGGTCTGACGAATTCGACTACAAGGGGTTGCCAGACAGTACCAAGTGGACCTATGACGTTGGAGATGGTTGCCCGGTGTTTTGTGGCTGGGGTGGCAATGAAGAGCAATACTACACTTTCAAGCGAACCAACAACGCCAGAGTTGAATCGGGCTACCTGGTTATTGAAGCTCATCAGGAAAAATTTGGAGATGCTGATTACACCTCGGCCAGGGTAGTTACCCGTGGGAAGAATGAATGGCTATACGGGAAGATTGAGGTGAGGGCCCGGCTTCCAGCTGGCTCTGGTACTAGCCCTGCTATATGGATGCTTCCCTACTTCGACGACCGGCCTGTGAAGCTACCTGAGGATGGACAGTTGGATATCATGGTTCATTCAGGCGCTGAAGTGGACGTGATCCATGGCATGGTGCATACGTCAGCTTATAATTTGGCTCTTGGTACCGAAAGGATGGGGCATATACAGCTGAGCGCCGTCGATAAAAGGTTTCATACTTTCTCTATAGAGTGGACTCCCACGAAGATTGAATGGTTTGTGGATGGAAAGAAGTATCACAAAGTGGTGGATGATGGCACGGGAAAAGATGGCTGGCCATTTTTTAACCCATTTTACCTCATTCTCAACGTCTCGGTGAGGCAAGGGCAGGGGTTGGAGTCTACCGACTGGCCCCAGCGAATGGAAATAGATTTTGTTAGGGTATATCAGCGAAAGCCTAAAAAGCGACCTCAAGGGGAGGAATTTATGGATGAAGGCTTTTGA